CATCTCCATACCCGGGCTTTGAACAAAACAAGTGCCCGAGGTGACTTTTCCAACAGCACCCGCATCGATCAGCGATCGAGCCAACTGATGCGCGCCGCCCATAAACGTGTCTGGAGCCGACCCAACACGCAGCCCTTTGGCATCCGCTAGAGCCTTTAGGCTTTGCCCCTCTTCAACGGTCAGGACAAATGGTTTTTCTGAATATGCGTACTTACCAGCCTTAAGAATGCGCGTTGAAACTTCGTGGTGTGCGTTTGGTACGGTCAGGTTAACGACAATATCTATGTCGTCAGAGGCCAAAAGCCCGTCCACGGTTTCTGCACGCAAGCCAAATTCTTCCGCCCGAGCTTTTGCAGCATCCATATTCATATCGGCGCAGGCGCGCATTTCGATACCTGCAAACATCGGGGCGAGCCGCATGTAAGCCGCCGAGATATTGCCGCAACCGATCACGCCTATTCCAAGTGTTTTGCTCATAACTGCCTCTCAATATGTGCGGAAAGCTTCAATGGACCGCGTCGCAAAGCGGGTCACATCAGAAGGGTTGTCATGTTCTGCCACAAAAAGCGTCACGCCATGGGCCCTTAGCGCAGCGATCAATGCCGCCCAATCCATTGTACCTTGACCCACGTCAGCCCAGCCGTCCTCGTCTTCGCATTCTCCTTCGGGTGCGATGTCCTTAACGTGTGCAGCTGTAATCCGCGCCCCGTGGTCGGCAATCCATTGCATCGGATCATGACCGCCACGAATGACCCAGGCGACGTCCATCTCCCACTCGATATCCGGCGCGTTTTCCAACAGGATGTTCATCGGCAGCGTACCGTCAGCCAAAGGCATGAACTCCCAATGGTGGTTGTGCCAACCAAACGCGAGGCCTGCATCCTGTACGCGCTTGCCTACATCGGACAAACGAGCAGCATAGGCTTTCCAATCCGCACGCGTTGCACCGTTTTGCAGTTCTTGATCGGGTGCAGGACAAAAGATCTTTTGGATCCCCAGTGTTTTCGCCGCTGCGATTGAGACCACAAAATCATCCTCGCAGCTTGCCAATGGGAAGAAGTGACCGCTTGTCATGGTCAATCCATGCCGATCTAGCAGGTCTTTAAACTCCGCCGGGTTTTCATAAACCCCGCCAAAGCCTTCGACCTGAGTGTAGCCCAATTTAGCAATGCTTGCGATGACATCAGCCCAAGGCGTGAAGTTCCGTGCAGAATAGAGTTGGAACGAAAAACTCATAATTGTCTTCCTGTATACTTCGCCTCTATAGGCGTTCTTCGGTTGTACTATCGAAAATGTTCGCCAATGCGGCAGAGAACCCGATGGTCAGTGGATCCCCTGTTCTGAGTTCGGCCTGTCCGTCCAGGCGAACCCAGATTTGATGTTCTCCAACAAGCACGCGGGCTAATGTGTCCGAGCCCAATGGCTCGACCAGTTGCACTTTGCTTTCCAGTTTGATCGGGCTGGATGCTGCTTCCTCGCCGCATTGAATATGCTCGGGACGAATACCAAACCACGCCGCACCGTTGTCTGCTGATGAAGTGCCAAATTCATATCCGGCGGTAGAAAAGTCGCCTGCCGAGCACGTGAAGCTGCCTTTGGAGAGGTCACCGCTAAAGAAGTTCATTGTTGGGGAACCGATGAACTCCGCTACATACTTATTTGCAGGGCGGCTGTAGATCTCATTGGGGGTTGCGAGTTGCAAAATCTTTCCCCCCTTCATAATCGCAATGCGGTCAGCCAAAGTCATAGCTTCGATCTGGTCATGGGTCACATAGATCATTGTGTTGTCGAGGGTCTGGTGCAGTTGCTTAATTTCAACCCTCAAATCTGCACGCAATTTCGCATCGAGGTTGGAAAGCGGCTCGTCGAAAAGAAAGACATCAACGTCGCGTACCAAGGCTCGGCCAATCGCGACCCGTTGCCTTTGACCTCCAGACAGAGCGGCAGGTTTGCGTTTCAATAAAGGCTCGATTTGCAGAGTCTTCGCGGCGCGTGCGACACGCTCAGCGATTTCCGCCTTCGGCACGCCCGCATTCCTCAAGCCAAACGAAAGATTCCCTTCGACACTCATTTGCGGATAAAGCGCATAGCTTTGGAACACCATGCCAATGCCGCGATCCGAGGGTTCTTCCCAGGTGACATTGCGACCACCGATGTGGATCTGACCATCGGTGACGTCCAATAGCCCAGCGATGCAGTTTAGCAATGTCGACTTGCCACAGCCAGATGACCCCAAGAGAACTAGAAACTCACCTTTGCCAATTTCAAGGTTGAGGTCTTTGAGCACTTCGACAGAGCCAAAACTTAGATGGAGGTTCTTTATTTCGATGCTGGAATCCTGATGCACGGGCTTAGCCTGTCTCATCAAATCAGGGTCGAGCTCGATACCATTCGTTGTTGTATTTCCCATGACTTATCCTTTCACGGCACCGGCGGCGATACCGCGGACAAACAGTTTTCCAGAGACGAAGTAGATCACCAGCGGCACCAGGCCCGTCAGCAAAGTCGCGGCCATATTTACGTTGTATTCTTTGACGCCCTGGACCGAATTCACGATGTTATTCAGCTGCACCGTCATTGGATAGATTTCAGGCTTGGTGTAGATCACGCCGAACAAAAAGTCGTTCCATATGCCGGTGACCTGAAGAATGATCGCGACAACAAAGATCGGCAGCGACATCGGCAGCATGACCTGAAAGTAGATCCGCCAGAACCCTGCCCCATCGACCCGCGCCGCTTTGAACAGCTCTTCAGGAACGGAAGCGAAGTAGTTGCGGAACAAGAGCGTCAGGATCGGCATACCAAAGATCGAATGAACAATCACAAGCCCCCCGAGCGTTCCCATCAGACGAAAGTTGGTACCTGTTGCCGCTGCGATGACATCGCCAGTTTCACGAAGTAGGATAACGATTGGATAAATCATCACCTGATATGGGATGAAGGCTCCAAAGATCAGAATAGTGAAGAACACTTCAGACCCTTTGAACTTCCAATTCGCTAGTGCATAACCGTTCACCGAAGCGATGATGATCGAGATAATCACCGACGGAACCATGATACGTACGGAGTTCCAGAAACCGCGCGACAAACCTTCACAATTGATGCCGGTGCAGGCCTGTGACCAGGCTTTCACCCAAGGCTCAAATGTAACCTCCACAGGCAAGGCGAATACATTGCCCAGACGGATCTCTGGCATGCCTTTCAAAGACGTTACGATCATGACGTAGAGCGGGAGCAGATAATAAACCGAAGCCACAAACAAGGTGCTGTAGAGCATGATGTTGGCGGGCGACAACCGCTTGCGCGGCTTTGGGCCACGTGGACCCTCGAGGCGTGTCGATGGATTAGTCACGACGTTTTCCTCCGAATTCCAAATATGCCCATGGGATGAGAACAACGAGCACGCTGACGAGCATCATCGTCGAGGCTGCGAAGCCCTGACCGAGGTTCTGTGACTGGAACATTTTTTCGATAACGTATTTGGCAGGCACTTCCGAGGCGATGCCCGGCCCACCCGATGTTTGGGCCACCACAAGATCGTAAACTTTGATGATACCAGAGGCGATTAGGACCAATGCGGTCACAAAAATCGGGCGCATCATAGGAATAATCACCACCAGATAGGTCTTCCAGGTCGCGATGCCATCGACGCGCGTGGCCTTCCAGATGTCCTCATCAATGCCGCGCAGACCCGCGAGCATTATCACCATGATAAAGCCCGAGCCCTGCCAGATCCCTGCGATCAGAATGCCATAGATCACGATGTCCGGGTTGTTCAGTGGGTCAAAAGCAAACCCGCTCCACCCCAGTTTCTGCACGACAGATTGAATGCCGAACTGAGGGTTCAGGATCCACTGCCACACAAGGCCTGTTACGATAAAACTCAGCGCGAAAGGATAGAGGAAAATTGTGCGAAATACTGCTTCCCCTCGAATTTTGCGATCCAAGAGAGCCGCCAGTGTAAAGCCGATCACAAGGCTAAGGATCATCGAACAGATCCCATAGATTGCCAAGTTCTCAATCGAAACCAACCAGCGCCGCGTGCTCCACAGACGTTCATATTGATCCAAACCCACCCATTTGTCTGGCGCGGGTAGCAAGCGAGATCGGGTGAAGGAATGATAGATCGTCCAGACCGTACAGCCGATAAAAACCACCAGAGCAGTGAACACCATAGGGATCGACGCGATCTTCGCTGTCATGTTTTTGAACATGCGATTGGGCGGCTTTCGCGAACTTCTGTCCTGTCGCACGGACGCATTCTCGGTGATCGACATGAAAATTACCTACGTATTGAAGCGACCACACATTGGCGGTCAGCGCGGGTTCAGCTCCGAAAAGCTGAACCCAACGGTGGATTAGTCAGCGTCTGCAATGATCGCCGCGAAACGCTCTTGGGCGTCAGCCGCGGAGTATGACGGATCATTCCAAAACTCGACCATCAGGTCTTCGATCTGACCTGAAGTGTCCGGAGACAACGTCTGATCGCCACTTGGGAGGATGGCGCCGGAGGCCAAGATCTCGAGACCCTTCTGCATACAGTCATTCGCTGCAGACAGATCGACGTCGCCACGCACTGGCAGCGAGCCTTTTTTCAGGTTGAAGGAAACCTGAACTTCTGGAGACAACAACAGTGCCGCCAGCTCTTTCTGAGCGGCTTCGATGTCTGCGTCGTTCTGTTTCGGGAAGTAGAACGCGTCACCGCCGGTTGAGATGATCTCATTCACACCCAAGCCTGGCAGACAGGTGTAGTCTACGCCTGCGGTCTGTTCTGCAACGGCGAATTCACCTTGCGCCCAGTCACCCATAATCTGACCTCCTGCTTGGCCGGTAATGACGAGGTTGGTCGCTTGGTTCCAATCCTGAACGTTTGAGTTTGCAGCAAATGTCCGCGCGTTGGCGGCTGCTTCAAATACGCGTGCATAGTCCGCGCCACCGGCAACTGCAGCATCTTTGTCAACGTTGACGGCTGTCCAGGCATCAATGCCTGCGATTGCGATCGCCATCACGCCAAAGGCACCTGAGGACTGCCAAGGCTGTTGGCCCATCGCCAGTGGGATCTTGCCAGCAGCTTCAAGCGCGGGCGCTGCAGCGACAAACTCGTCCCAATTGCTTGGTACGTCGACCCCTGCGTCAGCGTAGGCTTTGTGGCTCAGCCAAATCCATTGCCAGGAGTGAATATTCACAGGCGCGCAATAAACGCGACCATCCACGGTACAACTGTCCAGCAGTGAAGACGGGTTTACGATATCTTTCCATCCCTCAGCTTCGGCAACATCGGTGAGGTCGAGAAGCAATCCTGCTTCGATCAACTCTTCTGCCTGACGGCCATGGTTCAGCTGGGTGGCATGCATTGGGTCACCGCCGAGAATACGGCTGATGATGATTGGCCGCGCCGTACCACCAGAGCCAGCGATCGCACCATCCACCCAATTGTGCTCCGTCTTTTCGTTCAGCGCCTTAGCGAATTCAGACACCGCAGCGGCTTCACCGCCGGACGTCCACCAATGAGTAACTTCGAGATCAGCAGCTGTCACAGCGGTCGCTGCACACAGTGCTGTTGTTCCCACCAGAATGTTCCGGATTATGTTCATTTTTTCCTCCCTTTTCGGACCCACGGGTCCAGCGCTCAATTTAGAGCGCAACACTTTGTAATCGATTACATTGCGAAACAAACGATTGCTTGTAATCGATTACAAAGATAGTCTAACTGGCAGCCCCTCTGTCAACACTATAATAATTTGATCGTGAAAATAAGTTATGAAGGCTTTGAGCATTGGATAGAAAAGCGGTTACAGTACAAGACGTTGCAAGAGTTGCTGGCGTTTCAACTGCGACAGTGAGTCGAGCACTTTCAGACCCAAATAAAGTCAGTGAAGATGCCCGTACCGCTGTCAGAAACGCCATTTCAGCAACCGGATACAGACTAAATAAAGCTGCAAGAAACCTGCGAAAGCAGCAAGCAGGTGCTGTACTGATTCTAGTGCCGAATCTCGGAAACCCATTCTTTTCGCAAATTCTTCAGGGAATCTCGGCCGTATTCTCAGAGACCGAGTTCTCGATTTTGGTATCCGACACATCTGATCAATCGAAACGTGATCTGAATCTTGTCGACTACTTCCTCGACCGCCGGATCGATGGTTTGATTTCTCTGGATGGCGCCCTTTCGATTTCCGAACTAGAATTGTTTAAGCATCACTCCGTCGACGACAGGATTGTATTTGCCTGTGAATGGAGCCCTCTCGTCGACTTCCCTTCGGTTCGAAGCAACAATGCTATGGGTGCGAAGTTGGCAATCCAGCACCTATACGACCTTGGCCATCGAAAGATTGCACACATCACCGGACCAGAAGGCAACGTTCTAACGCGCGAGCGCCGCGAAGGAATGCTTCAGGCACGGCAAAAGTTGAACCTTCCAACCTGTGCAGAATGGATAATACGAGGTGATTTCTCGCTGAACTCTGGCTTTCTCGCAGCACAAGAAATTGCAGGTATGGACGATCGTCCAACAGCCGTTTTTTGCGCCTCTGACATGGTGGCAATCGGGCTTATTTCTGGCCTAAAGCGTGAAGGTATCTCGGTACCTAACGACATTTCTGTGGTTGGCTTTGACGATATTGAAATCGCAGAGTTCTGTGATCCGCCGCTGACTACGATCAAGCAAAATCGGGTAGGACTTGGACGCGCCGCTGCAGAGCAACTACTTGCGCAAATGGGCGCTCGCGCTGGAAAACCAGACGGAATAGTGCAGCTGGACGTTCAATTACAGACACGCGAAAGTACCGTGGCACCAGCACCATAGACCGTCGACTGACGACGTTTAGACATCTCAAATTGCCTCAGAAAATTTTGGTCGACCCGCACTCAAATTGACTCGCTCCACCCATAGCACTTTGCCATCACTCATTTGTCGACAGGATACTTGCGCTTGATGAGCTCGACTTGGCACTGTGTCAATAATCTTGGATTTAACCCCCTTGCCAATACCGCAAGTTTCGCGGTTTCCTCTAGCTCTTCATAGGCATAGGCCGCTTTCCGGAGGCTTCGTCCTGAAACTACCGGACCATGGTTTGCCAGAATAACCGCGGCGTGTTCGCCGTTTAGTTCTCTCACCGATTGCCCCATACCGTTATCACCTGGAAGAAAGAATGGGAGAAGCTTCACCTTGCCCAGCAACATGATTGCATAGGGTGTCATCGGTGGCAGCACATTGTCCGGATCAATACCAGGCAACATCGATAACAGCGTCGCGTAGGTCGAATGCAAATGCACGACTGCTTTTGCAGAAGGTCGAGTTTCGTAAAACGCCATGTGAAGAGGGATTTCCTTGGTGGGCGGATCACCATCCAACAACTCCAATGTGGGACTAAGGTGACTAATTCTGGACGGCTCCAGAGACCCCATAGAACTTCCTGAGGGCGTGATTAAGAATGAACCATCTGACAGCTTGACCGAAAGGTTTCCGGTGGACCCAGGGGTAAGTCCGCGATCGAACATAGATTTCGCAATGCGAGCAATGTCTTCGCAAGTTTGGGACAGCTCGCTCATGCACCTTCCTCCATCAACGCTAGTGCCCTTTCGAAAAAATCGGCCGAACCAAAATTTCCAGACTTAAGCGCTAGCGCTAGAGGTCGGTTGGGCAATCGAACCACCGGAACTCCAGGTGCGATCCTTGGACCAATAATCAGGCTCTTGGCGTCTAAGCCATTAACAACTGAACCGGAGGTTTCACCTCCCGCCACGACAATTCGCGAGACGCCACTATCCGCAAGCAATTTGGCAAGCTTGGCAAAGAGTTTTTCGATCGCTTGTGCTGCGATCTCTGTGCCAAACCGTTGTTGGGCCTCTTTCACAACTTCGGGATCTGCCGAAGAGTAAACGATGGGAACCTTTGTCTGTTCGACTGCCCAGTCTCTAATCGTCTCTGCTGACAAGACGCCGTTAATCACATCTTCGGCCAGCACTTCAAATGAAGGGTTTGATGCTTTGAAGTTTGCGACCTGTTCGCGTGTCGCTGCAGAACAACTGCCTGAAATTACGACGCCTTTTCCGATCAACGATGCCCATCGAGGTGTCGCAGGCTCCACTCCAAAATTGTGCGGCAGCCCCAAAGCAATCCCCGACCCGCCACACAGCAATACTTGTCCGTTGGCGGCATCTCCAATGGTGAATAGATCTTCATCGTGGATGGCATCGACGATGGTCATGGCTTTTGAAGACGGCAATGCCTCGCGGATGGCGATAGAGCCCCGTTTTACGACTTGTGCTGGAATATGCCTGACGTCCCAAGACGTCTGCGCGGCCAGAACACGCCTCAGGTCTGCATCTTTCATTGGTGTAAGCGGATGATCCTTCATGCCACTCTCATTGAGCAATACATCATTGACGAAAAGATGCCCCTGATAGACGCTGCGGCCGTTTTCGGGAAATGCGGGGCATGTTAATATATGCTTGGCGTCCAGACGGTCTGCCAAGGCTTCAAGAACAGGCCCGATATTTCCTTTTGGGGTGCTGTCAAACGTAGAGCAAACCTTCAAAACGACTTGTTCAACGCCCTGTTCCAGCAACCACTCGCAAGCCGCAAGGCTATCGGCCACGGCTTCGTTGACCGGCGCTGTTCTTGATTTCAAAGCGATGACGCCAGCCTGCAACGAAGCCTCTGCGGGCTCGTTTGGGACACCAATAAATTGAGTTACCGACATGCCAGCCTCGGCAAGAGTCAGGGCTATGTCGGATGCTCCCGTGAAATCATCTGCGATGACACCTAGTTTCATTTTGGGATCTCTGAGATTGGGCCAACGTCTAAGCGACTTATGTGATCCGCCAAACCTTTGGGAAAGATCTGTCGAACGATTGGATCATGGCCGGGAATGATAAGCTCTGGTTTAGAGGCCAACGT
This is a stretch of genomic DNA from Cognatishimia activa. It encodes these proteins:
- a CDS encoding sugar phosphate isomerase/epimerase family protein; translation: MSFSFQLYSARNFTPWADVIASIAKLGYTQVEGFGGVYENPAEFKDLLDRHGLTMTSGHFFPLASCEDDFVVSIAAAKTLGIQKIFCPAPDQELQNGATRADWKAYAARLSDVGKRVQDAGLAFGWHNHHWEFMPLADGTLPMNILLENAPDIEWEMDVAWVIRGGHDPMQWIADHGARITAAHVKDIAPEGECEDEDGWADVGQGTMDWAALIAALRAHGVTLFVAEHDNPSDVTRFATRSIEAFRTY
- a CDS encoding ABC transporter ATP-binding protein gives rise to the protein MRQAKPVHQDSSIEIKNLHLSFGSVEVLKDLNLEIGKGEFLVLLGSSGCGKSTLLNCIAGLLDVTDGQIHIGGRNVTWEEPSDRGIGMVFQSYALYPQMSVEGNLSFGLRNAGVPKAEIAERVARAAKTLQIEPLLKRKPAALSGGQRQRVAIGRALVRDVDVFLFDEPLSNLDAKLRADLRVEIKQLHQTLDNTMIYVTHDQIEAMTLADRIAIMKGGKILQLATPNEIYSRPANKYVAEFIGSPTMNFFSGDLSKGSFTCSAGDFSTAGYEFGTSSADNGAAWFGIRPEHIQCGEEAASSPIKLESKVQLVEPLGSDTLARVLVGEHQIWVRLDGQAELRTGDPLTIGFSAALANIFDSTTEERL
- a CDS encoding carbohydrate ABC transporter permease, which encodes MTNPSTRLEGPRGPKPRKRLSPANIMLYSTLFVASVYYLLPLYVMIVTSLKGMPEIRLGNVFALPVEVTFEPWVKAWSQACTGINCEGLSRGFWNSVRIMVPSVIISIIIASVNGYALANWKFKGSEVFFTILIFGAFIPYQVMIYPIVILLRETGDVIAAATGTNFRLMGTLGGLVIVHSIFGMPILTLLFRNYFASVPEELFKAARVDGAGFWRIYFQVMLPMSLPIFVVAIILQVTGIWNDFLFGVIYTKPEIYPMTVQLNNIVNSVQGVKEYNVNMAATLLTGLVPLVIYFVSGKLFVRGIAAGAVKG
- a CDS encoding carbohydrate ABC transporter permease, producing MFKNMTAKIASIPMVFTALVVFIGCTVWTIYHSFTRSRLLPAPDKWVGLDQYERLWSTRRWLVSIENLAIYGICSMILSLVIGFTLAALLDRKIRGEAVFRTIFLYPFALSFIVTGLVWQWILNPQFGIQSVVQKLGWSGFAFDPLNNPDIVIYGILIAGIWQGSGFIMVIMLAGLRGIDEDIWKATRVDGIATWKTYLVVIIPMMRPIFVTALVLIASGIIKVYDLVVAQTSGGPGIASEVPAKYVIEKMFQSQNLGQGFAASTMMLVSVLVVLIPWAYLEFGGKRRD
- a CDS encoding ABC transporter substrate-binding protein; the protein is MNIIRNILVGTTALCAATAVTAADLEVTHWWTSGGEAAAVSEFAKALNEKTEHNWVDGAIAGSGGTARPIIISRILGGDPMHATQLNHGRQAEELIEAGLLLDLTDVAEAEGWKDIVNPSSLLDSCTVDGRVYCAPVNIHSWQWIWLSHKAYADAGVDVPSNWDEFVAAAPALEAAGKIPLAMGQQPWQSSGAFGVMAIAIAGIDAWTAVNVDKDAAVAGGADYARVFEAAANARTFAANSNVQDWNQATNLVITGQAGGQIMGDWAQGEFAVAEQTAGVDYTCLPGLGVNEIISTGGDAFYFPKQNDADIEAAQKELAALLLSPEVQVSFNLKKGSLPVRGDVDLSAANDCMQKGLEILASGAILPSGDQTLSPDTSGQIEDLMVEFWNDPSYSAADAQERFAAIIADAD
- a CDS encoding LacI family DNA-binding transcriptional regulator, which produces MDRKAVTVQDVARVAGVSTATVSRALSDPNKVSEDARTAVRNAISATGYRLNKAARNLRKQQAGAVLILVPNLGNPFFSQILQGISAVFSETEFSILVSDTSDQSKRDLNLVDYFLDRRIDGLISLDGALSISELELFKHHSVDDRIVFACEWSPLVDFPSVRSNNAMGAKLAIQHLYDLGHRKIAHITGPEGNVLTRERREGMLQARQKLNLPTCAEWIIRGDFSLNSGFLAAQEIAGMDDRPTAVFCASDMVAIGLISGLKREGISVPNDISVVGFDDIEIAEFCDPPLTTIKQNRVGLGRAAAEQLLAQMGARAGKPDGIVQLDVQLQTRESTVAPAP
- the otnC gene encoding 3-oxo-tetronate 4-phosphate decarboxylase — translated: MSELSQTCEDIARIAKSMFDRGLTPGSTGNLSVKLSDGSFLITPSGSSMGSLEPSRISHLSPTLELLDGDPPTKEIPLHMAFYETRPSAKAVVHLHSTYATLLSMLPGIDPDNVLPPMTPYAIMLLGKVKLLPFFLPGDNGMGQSVRELNGEHAAVILANHGPVVSGRSLRKAAYAYEELEETAKLAVLARGLNPRLLTQCQVELIKRKYPVDK
- the otnK gene encoding 3-oxo-tetronate kinase is translated as MKLGVIADDFTGASDIALTLAEAGMSVTQFIGVPNEPAEASLQAGVIALKSRTAPVNEAVADSLAACEWLLEQGVEQVVLKVCSTFDSTPKGNIGPVLEALADRLDAKHILTCPAFPENGRSVYQGHLFVNDVLLNESGMKDHPLTPMKDADLRRVLAAQTSWDVRHIPAQVVKRGSIAIREALPSSKAMTIVDAIHDEDLFTIGDAANGQVLLCGGSGIALGLPHNFGVEPATPRWASLIGKGVVISGSCSAATREQVANFKASNPSFEVLAEDVINGVLSAETIRDWAVEQTKVPIVYSSADPEVVKEAQQRFGTEIAAQAIEKLFAKLAKLLADSGVSRIVVAGGETSGSVVNGLDAKSLIIGPRIAPGVPVVRLPNRPLALALKSGNFGSADFFERALALMEEGA